The Methylocystis echinoides genomic interval CCGACCGCCAGTTTCTGATCGATCTCGCACCGTTCAGCGGCGCCACGATCTCAACCTTCTTGAAGATTGAGCTTCCGCACCGCCCTCCGCAGCCGGAACTCCTCGAAGCCGCACTGGTCGTGCCAGCGCCAACGATCGGCGAGTTTTACGGTCGCATCATTGCGTTACTGACCGAGCTCGATGGACAGGAGCCGTTGTTCGTTGGCGACCCAGCTCGGCAGATCGGCGAGGATTTTTATTGGTCCGGCGGCGGACGCATCATCAAGGTGAACGATCTTGCGAGTGCCAAAGCGGCGTTAGATCTCGTCATCAGACAGGGAGAAGCGTCGCCCGCTCCTGCCGATTCCGCTGAAGCCAATCTCGGCCATCCGTTCGCGATGGGACATTATTTCCGCTTCAGGGAAATCGAGGCTGGGCACCGTTTCGTTGAAGGCGATAATCCATACGGCGAACCAACGGGTGAAAGCCTCGCGGTTGACTACACTGCGGTCTATCCCATCATGGTGAGCCCAAAATCATCCAGCTACCCCGAAGGGAGCGCGCTGGCGGGCCTAAATCGCGTTTTCAATCAGCGCTATACGGCTATGCTCCAGGAGATCGAGCAAGGGCTGAACGGCGTGCCGAAGGCGCTCTACACCGCCATCATGGACGGCATGCATGGTCTGCCACCCGTCGCGCACGAAATGATGAAACTGGTCGCGGACGGAGACGCACACGGCCGCACCGGCTGTCCCACCTTCGAGTGGCTGCCGGCCTAACATTTACGACTCGCGTCTGCGCAACACGACGATGGTCGACCTAATTCGAACCTCGATGGATTTCGCCTCGTGTAAGGATTGGAAACCGGAAAGCGCCTACTGGGAAAATGGTCGCCTACGCGCAGACGATTGCACGCAATAAAAAGGCGGCATTGCCTGAGGGCTATCAGAGGATGGACCCGGCGGCTTTACGAGAGCCCCTTCACAGATTTGGACGATCAGGGCGTAAGCGGCGTTTTTGCGCCCGCAGACGTTCACGAACTCGTGCGGACGCTCAATGAGATTCGACAGCGAACCGCGGCGTAAATGCCCATGCGGCGGACGTACGAGATTCTTCGAGTGGTAGGACCACTGCCAGATTTCAGCGCAAGCCGCTATCAACGAGCTTAACGCCTTCTATTGCTCGTAACTCTACGTCGCTTAAAGCGGTTAAGTGCGTCTTAAAGTGATGTTGACGGCCTGGGGGCCTCGTCGGTTGAAGGCTAAATTGAAAACGATTTGGCTACCCGCGCGCAGTCGGTCCCAGTCCTCGCGCGCGCTTGCAGCTCTCGATGCGAAAATATCTAGTGGAAAATCGATCGGCTTAACAAAGGCGTAGCCTTCTTCTTTCCGGGAAACTGACCCGTTGTAATCAAGTAGGTTTCCGTGGCCATCTTCTACAATCGCAGCGGCTGTCGTTCGGAATCGTCCCCAAGCTCTCTCGTTCAAGCTGTCGAATACCGACTTTGCGTCAGAAGCGCGATTATCGATGAAAAGCTCTCGAGCATACCAAAATTGCGCTTCGAAATTATTGTCTCCTGCAGCAAAGCTCTGCCGCAAATGGCCCAAAATATCTTTCCGATTAGCCCCTTCTCTTTTAAGAAAATGAGCCAATTCAAGGTGCGCCGACCGGCTATCCGCGTTCTCACGCAGGCAGTGCTGCATTACCTCGATCGCCTTCGATCTGTTCCCGTCAGCTTCATAGCGCCTCGCCAACCGGACTGCGAGCCAATCTTGGCGAGGGTTGATCTTGAACGCTTTTTCGAGGGCCGAAAGTGCTTTCGGGGCATTGTTGAGCAGGTCTTGTAATTCGGCCTCTGCAGCAAGCAGGTCAGAGCTTTCGGGAAACGAGCTACGCGCTTTCTCTATCGCGCCTTCAGCCTCTTTCGTGGCCGCCAGAACGGCCGAGTCGGCGTCCGCGCTTACCGTCCCTGGTTTTCCGAGCATCTCGCGTAGCTCGTCGAGCGCCACTTTAGCTCGCGTCCACAGATCATATTCAGTAAGCATACCAATATCACCCCCGAGCATTCCTCGGGCGGCTTTCCGGTATGACTGTTTCCGCAACGGGTCTTGCGTTTCCAACGCTTGTCGCCGAGCGACCTCAGCCTGAGTGTGCTTGATGCTTCTGTTATTAGGGCTCAACGTTGCAGCCCTTAGAGCTGCCTCAGACGCCTCGTCGAGCGAGCCTTGTGGGTGGTGAAGTTCAAATACCGCCCGCTGCTGTAATACGAACGAATCGCCCTTAGCGGCCGCTT includes:
- a CDS encoding ferritin-like domain-containing protein — protein: MAAENDKQTLLAWLQTALELELATIPPYLVALLSIQLPGNRASAEIIRSVMMEEMLHLVLVANVLNAVGGAPRIDEAAIPSYPLHLEFQGKPFADRQFLIDLAPFSGATISTFLKIELPHRPPQPELLEAALVVPAPTIGEFYGRIIALLTELDGQEPLFVGDPARQIGEDFYWSGGGRIIKVNDLASAKAALDLVIRQGEASPAPADSAEANLGHPFAMGHYFRFREIEAGHRFVEGDNPYGEPTGESLAVDYTAVYPIMVSPKSSSYPEGSALAGLNRVFNQRYTAMLQEIEQGLNGVPKALYTAIMDGMHGLPPVAHEMMKLVADGDAHGRTGCPTFEWLPA